In Hahella sp. KA22, one genomic interval encodes:
- a CDS encoding SMI1/KNR4 family protein, whose translation MSFFEDAYQELLADGIISGTNIGCSGSEIAAIEHKYSITLPQSYKEFLGRYGRSCEALDDNEFNYQYEHVKGMTELLIKDRQRLLIEEDELADPFPENIFFIMERYGDEFNFIIANNEADSPVYYYNYPLDTFKKVFDSVGDWFKAHAADMNSFKEQGL comes from the coding sequence TTGTCATTTTTTGAAGATGCTTACCAGGAACTGCTTGCTGACGGTATTATTTCTGGAACAAATATTGGTTGTTCTGGCTCTGAAATCGCCGCGATTGAACACAAGTACAGCATAACCTTGCCTCAGTCCTACAAAGAATTTCTGGGACGGTATGGGCGCTCCTGTGAAGCGCTTGACGATAATGAGTTCAATTATCAGTATGAGCATGTCAAAGGCATGACTGAACTCCTGATAAAAGATCGTCAGAGATTGCTTATTGAAGAAGATGAACTGGCTGATCCCTTTCCTGAAAATATATTTTTCATAATGGAACGGTATGGGGATGAGTTTAATTTCATTATCGCCAATAACGAGGCTGACTCTCCTGTGTACTATTACAATTACCCATTGGATACCTTCAAAAAAGTTTTTGACTCCGTAGGCGACTGGTTTAAGGCCCACGCAGCAGATATGAATAGCTTTAAAGAGCAAGGCTTGTAG
- a CDS encoding GNAT family N-acetyltransferase produces the protein MDDFDDMWNIFQSVIETGDALPFGESFDREAFHQNWFASKPAYVATNELGVIGMYSMGANYPDLGAHISSATYLVRPDAQGKGVGRALVRHSLERARSEGFSAMQFNYVVSTNVAAVELYKSLGFFIAGTLPKAFKHKRLGLVDAYVMYCFL, from the coding sequence ATGGATGATTTCGACGATATGTGGAATATCTTCCAGTCTGTCATCGAAACCGGTGATGCGCTTCCATTTGGCGAAAGCTTTGACCGGGAAGCATTTCATCAGAACTGGTTTGCTTCAAAACCGGCATATGTCGCAACAAATGAGTTAGGCGTTATCGGTATGTATAGTATGGGAGCGAACTATCCTGACCTGGGTGCTCATATTTCAAGCGCTACTTATCTTGTGCGCCCAGATGCTCAAGGAAAGGGAGTCGGGCGGGCGTTGGTTCGCCATAGTCTTGAAAGGGCGCGTTCAGAAGGCTTTTCCGCCATGCAGTTTAACTATGTGGTCAGCACCAATGTCGCCGCGGTTGAGCTGTATAAGTCGTTAGGGTTTTTCATTGCAGGCACTTTGCCAAAAGCGTTCAAGCACAAGCGACTTGGGCTTGTCGATGCTTATGTCATGTATTGCTTTCTGTAA
- a CDS encoding AHH domain-containing protein — protein MRRAGEPRPSSRCDCHAIVSGAHAEAILVRGVLAWLGMRIDDPHNGCWLPRDWEDRQHMPNHLRNAVPHCRIHHGRYYDWLNQVINADMITSIDELIQALRMVRVMLESGNVPPNIMPRTGR, from the coding sequence ATGAGGCGGGCTGGAGAGCCTCGTCCATCGTCGAGATGCGATTGTCACGCAATAGTATCCGGAGCGCATGCAGAGGCTATTCTTGTGAGAGGTGTGCTCGCTTGGCTAGGAATGCGTATTGATGACCCTCATAACGGATGCTGGTTACCACGGGATTGGGAGGATCGGCAGCACATGCCAAACCACCTGCGAAATGCTGTGCCCCACTGCCGCATTCATCACGGAAGATACTACGATTGGTTAAACCAAGTCATAAACGCTGATATGATCACCTCCATAGATGAGCTCATCCAGGCCCTTCGTATGGTGCGCGTTATGTTGGAAAGTGGAAATGTTCCGCCAAACATAATGCCAAGAACAGGACGATGA
- the gntR gene encoding gluconate operon transcriptional repressor GntR, translated as MKKRRPTLQDIADQVGATKMTVSRCLRQPELVSEPLRHKIQTAVRELGYIPNRAPDILSKSRSHAIGVLIPSLTNQVFSDVIRGIEQVTESRGYHLMFTHYGYSPELEEQNLANLLAYNVDGLIMSESRHTERALQMIRTAGTPTVEIMDTRSPALDQAIGFDNVQAAYDMTRTLIQRGYRRTAYLSVRLDTRTLQRQEGYQQAMRDAGLEPRTMQYAARSSFSVGAHLMTRILDEMPETDAIFCTNDDVAIGAYFECLRRGIKVPQEMAIAGFHGHDVGQVMTPQLASVLTPRHEMGALAAEALLARLDGQTDFEPMMDLGYVISLGGTI; from the coding sequence GTGAAAAAAAGAAGACCGACGCTACAGGACATCGCCGATCAGGTCGGCGCCACCAAAATGACGGTAAGTCGTTGCCTGCGACAGCCAGAGCTGGTTTCCGAGCCCCTGCGCCACAAAATCCAGACGGCGGTGCGGGAACTGGGTTACATCCCCAACCGTGCGCCGGATATTTTGTCCAAGTCCCGCAGCCACGCCATCGGCGTGTTGATCCCGTCCCTCACCAATCAGGTGTTTTCCGATGTGATCCGGGGCATTGAACAGGTGACGGAGAGCCGCGGTTATCACTTGATGTTCACTCACTACGGCTATAGCCCGGAACTGGAGGAGCAGAACCTCGCTAACTTGCTCGCCTATAACGTGGATGGATTGATCATGTCAGAGAGTCGCCATACTGAGCGCGCCCTGCAAATGATCAGAACCGCCGGAACGCCAACGGTGGAGATTATGGACACCCGCAGTCCTGCGCTGGATCAGGCCATTGGCTTTGATAACGTGCAGGCCGCTTACGATATGACCCGCACCCTGATTCAACGGGGTTATCGTCGCACCGCGTATCTCTCCGTGCGACTGGACACGCGCACGCTGCAGCGTCAGGAAGGCTATCAACAGGCCATGCGCGACGCAGGGCTGGAGCCGCGCACTATGCAATACGCCGCACGCTCGTCTTTTAGTGTGGGAGCGCATTTGATGACCCGCATTCTGGATGAAATGCCGGAAACCGACGCCATCTTCTGCACCAATGACGACGTCGCCATCGGCGCTTACTTCGAATGCCTGCGGCGCGGCATCAAAGTCCCCCAGGAAATGGCCATCGCCGGCTTCCATGGCCACGATGTCGGTCAGGTGATGACCCCGCAACTGGCCAGCGTGCTCACCCCTCGTCACGAAATGGGCGCCCTCGCCGCCGAAGCCCTCCTCGCCCGCCTGGACGGCCAAACAGACTTTGAACCCATGATGGATCTCGGGTATGTGATTTCTCTTGGAGGGACGATTTAG
- a CDS encoding gluconokinase, translated as MKIIVMGVSGCGKSRIGAALAQRLDLPFFDADDFHCAANVEKMSRSEPLTDADRAQWLADLSALIQHEPSLVLACSALKSEYRALLRAGAPDLQYVYLQGDFDTILQRLSQRRDHYFKGPDMLLSQFATLEEPADGEAIVIDIRQSAEEVLTACLQALDYVGSSASHPA; from the coding sequence TTGAAAATTATCGTGATGGGCGTCTCCGGCTGCGGCAAAAGTCGCATCGGAGCCGCCCTGGCGCAACGCCTGGATTTGCCGTTCTTCGACGCAGACGATTTTCACTGCGCCGCCAATGTGGAGAAAATGTCCCGCAGCGAGCCCCTCACTGACGCTGACCGGGCGCAATGGCTGGCGGACCTGTCAGCTCTGATCCAGCATGAGCCCAGTCTGGTGTTAGCCTGTTCCGCCTTGAAGTCGGAGTATCGCGCCCTTCTTCGCGCAGGCGCGCCCGATTTGCAGTATGTTTATTTACAAGGGGATTTTGATACGATCCTGCAACGCCTGAGCCAGCGTCGCGACCATTATTTCAAAGGGCCGGATATGCTGTTGAGTCAGTTCGCCACGCTGGAGGAGCCTGCTGACGGTGAAGCTATCGTTATCGATATCCGACAGTCTGCCGAAGAGGTGCTGACGGCTTGTTTACAGGCGCTGGACTATGTTGGCTCGTCCGCGAGCCATCCCGCTTAA
- a CDS encoding TRAP transporter large permease subunit, with translation MFDLSSIGIAYGSLLMLFMLIVLLLTGMQLAFATGLVALTFALGWFGPQALPLVSSRMYSFVGSYVFLAVPMFVLMAALLDHSGIARDLFDAMNRLGRKVRGGVAVQTLLVAVILASMSGVIGGETVLLGLLALPQMLRLRYHRRLAIGVTCAGGALGTMLPPSIVLIIYGLTANVSIGDLFKGAFAPALILAALYIAYVLIAARMRPHWAPLPSDNADSTPDLEPQAGAPNLAKALVFPILTVAVVLGSIYTGVASITEASALGVVGIAISALIRGELNRTMLKQSCVTTLRSCGMIIWIGIGATALVGVYNLMGGIDFVRETILSFSGSDGLTTILLMMAILLVLGMFLDWVGVALLTMPIFVPIVVELGYNPVWFGVVFCMNMQVSFLSPPFGPAAFYLKSVAPKDISLGEIFISLLPFIGLQLIALALLIAFPQLALWWA, from the coding sequence ATGTTTGACTTATCTTCTATCGGCATCGCCTATGGCAGTCTGTTGATGCTGTTTATGTTGATCGTTCTGCTGCTCACCGGCATGCAACTCGCCTTCGCCACCGGGCTGGTGGCGCTGACCTTCGCCCTGGGCTGGTTCGGCCCTCAGGCGCTGCCTCTGGTCAGCAGCCGTATGTACAGCTTTGTCGGCAGTTACGTTTTTCTGGCGGTGCCCATGTTCGTGTTAATGGCCGCCCTGCTCGATCATTCGGGCATCGCCCGGGACCTGTTCGACGCCATGAATCGACTTGGCCGCAAGGTGCGCGGCGGCGTGGCGGTGCAGACTCTGCTTGTTGCGGTCATCCTCGCTTCCATGTCCGGCGTCATCGGCGGTGAAACCGTCCTGCTGGGCCTGCTGGCGCTGCCGCAAATGTTGCGTCTGCGCTATCACCGTCGTCTGGCCATCGGCGTCACCTGCGCCGGCGGCGCGTTGGGCACCATGCTGCCGCCCAGTATTGTCCTGATCATTTATGGATTGACCGCGAATGTATCCATCGGCGACCTGTTCAAAGGCGCCTTTGCGCCGGCGTTGATCCTGGCGGCGCTGTATATTGCGTATGTGCTCATCGCCGCCAGGATGCGTCCTCACTGGGCGCCATTGCCTTCGGATAACGCCGATAGCACGCCTGATCTTGAGCCGCAGGCGGGCGCGCCCAATCTGGCGAAAGCGCTGGTGTTTCCCATCCTCACGGTCGCCGTGGTGCTGGGCAGCATCTATACCGGTGTCGCGTCGATTACTGAGGCGTCCGCGCTGGGTGTCGTCGGCATCGCCATCAGCGCGTTGATTCGCGGCGAACTGAACAGAACCATGCTGAAACAAAGCTGCGTCACCACCTTACGTAGTTGCGGCATGATCATCTGGATCGGCATTGGCGCCACCGCCCTGGTGGGCGTCTACAACCTGATGGGCGGTATCGATTTTGTGCGCGAGACCATTCTGTCCTTCAGCGGCAGCGACGGCCTCACCACCATTCTGCTGATGATGGCCATCCTGCTGGTGCTCGGCATGTTCCTCGACTGGGTGGGCGTGGCTTTGCTGACCATGCCGATATTCGTGCCCATCGTGGTGGAGCTGGGCTACAACCCTGTCTGGTTCGGCGTGGTGTTCTGCATGAATATGCAGGTGTCGTTCCTGTCGCCGCCATTCGGGCCCGCCGCGTTTTACCTCAAATCCGTCGCGCCGAAAGATATTTCCCTGGGCGAGATATTTATCTCCCTGCTGCCCTTTATCGGATTGCAGTTGATCGCTCTGGCGCTGCTGATCGCGTTCCCGCAACTGGCGTTATGGTGGGCGTAA
- a CDS encoding TRAP transporter small permease subunit, which yields MSDLMQELEDAKTPAPANPLDRCINWVGRQLSLLFILVVVISFYEVAMRYVFDSPTIWVHETATFIGAALFVIGGLYAFANDQHVRVVVIYDAVGPKVRAWLKLLHHLLGLSFCGMMIYGSWFMAQKAWFAPWGDLRLESSGSAWNPHFPAYLKGLIFVAFCVLAVQMILHLIRDIRRLFATHNSSAKESSGDV from the coding sequence ATGTCCGATCTGATGCAAGAGCTGGAGGATGCGAAAACTCCCGCTCCCGCCAATCCGCTCGACCGCTGCATCAACTGGGTGGGTCGCCAACTCAGTCTGCTGTTTATTCTGGTCGTAGTAATTTCCTTCTATGAAGTGGCCATGCGTTACGTGTTCGATTCGCCCACTATCTGGGTGCACGAAACCGCCACCTTTATCGGCGCGGCGCTGTTTGTCATCGGCGGTCTTTACGCCTTCGCCAATGACCAGCATGTGCGGGTGGTGGTGATCTATGACGCCGTCGGTCCCAAAGTGCGCGCCTGGCTGAAGCTGCTGCATCATCTGCTGGGGCTAAGCTTCTGCGGCATGATGATCTACGGTTCCTGGTTCATGGCGCAAAAGGCCTGGTTCGCACCCTGGGGCGATCTGCGACTGGAATCCTCCGGCTCCGCCTGGAACCCGCATTTTCCCGCCTATCTGAAAGGCCTGATATTCGTCGCGTTTTGCGTGTTGGCGGTGCAAATGATCCTGCACCTGATTCGCGATATCAGACGCCTGTTCGCCACTCACAATTCGTCCGCCAAGGAGTCGTCCGGGGATGTTTGA
- a CDS encoding TRAP transporter substrate-binding protein → MKLSTSLAAGALATALSFGTAGAADFNFKFQSSDPSGVKNFKVQQEWAERVERMSGGRLHIELLPVGSVVSHTETLDAMGMGVLDGHISVTGYFSGKDPAFGLIGNTVGAWSSPDQLITYINYGGGYQLMNELYKPYGVKFVGGGATGLEAFVSKKPLNGVADLKGLKLRAPEGLVQSVFAAAGAAPVNLPSSEVFTALSKGVIDAADYTVFSTNQEAGMNDVAPHPVYPGFHSLPLLEIAMGMKQWDKLPADIQEILTTSARDFAHDISTQLRMADIEAVKTARANPKITIHDWPAEERMKFREIARSQWEEFAKQSPNAKKVYESVTTYLKQQGLL, encoded by the coding sequence ATGAAGTTATCGACCTCTCTCGCAGCGGGCGCTTTGGCGACTGCTCTGTCCTTCGGAACCGCTGGCGCAGCGGATTTCAATTTCAAGTTTCAATCCTCCGACCCTTCCGGGGTGAAGAATTTCAAAGTGCAGCAGGAATGGGCCGAGCGCGTTGAGCGTATGAGCGGCGGCCGCCTGCACATCGAATTACTGCCAGTGGGCAGCGTGGTGAGCCACACGGAAACCTTGGACGCCATGGGCATGGGCGTGCTCGACGGACATATTTCCGTCACCGGTTACTTCTCCGGTAAAGACCCTGCATTTGGTCTGATCGGCAATACCGTGGGCGCCTGGTCGTCGCCGGATCAGTTGATCACTTATATCAACTACGGCGGCGGCTACCAGCTCATGAACGAGCTGTACAAACCCTACGGCGTCAAATTCGTCGGAGGCGGCGCCACCGGGCTGGAGGCCTTCGTCTCCAAGAAGCCATTGAACGGCGTGGCGGACCTGAAAGGGCTAAAACTGCGGGCGCCGGAAGGCCTGGTGCAGTCGGTATTCGCCGCCGCCGGAGCCGCGCCGGTCAACCTGCCCAGCTCTGAGGTATTCACCGCCCTGAGCAAAGGCGTCATCGACGCGGCGGACTACACCGTGTTCTCCACCAATCAGGAGGCGGGCATGAATGACGTGGCGCCGCACCCTGTATATCCCGGTTTCCACTCCCTGCCCTTGCTGGAAATCGCTATGGGGATGAAGCAATGGGACAAACTGCCGGCGGATATCCAGGAAATTCTCACCACCTCGGCCAGGGATTTCGCTCATGACATCAGCACTCAGCTGCGCATGGCGGATATCGAAGCGGTCAAAACCGCTCGCGCCAATCCCAAAATCACCATTCACGACTGGCCGGCGGAAGAGCGCATGAAATTCCGCGAAATCGCCCGCAGTCAGTGGGAGGAATTCGCCAAGCAATCTCCCAACGCCAAGAAGGTCTACGAGTCCGTAACTACCTATCTGAAACAACAAGGGCTGCTGTAG
- a CDS encoding helix-turn-helix transcriptional regulator, protein MESYYQTILNLIAQSPNSDSLFQSFLRLLTESTGCDSAVFLITDLNSLGDSHSNYIYNVPVEHQNIYESYYDQIDKANETISTCRQDLIFVQDLPEALTSREVEADFMEPNGYKGRAAFAFPRSNNYVTNLYLCRDGDFSENDKQMLVRSTHSIRLTVQEILNNERRKNFARSLLNATGSLGGLLGYVVVDDKMNVIDMDSDLVFLFVKKQMKIENKKVHIYEPGLAKIIDISARFGASLSYPAPDSQYTYEIAAAPTSQLKGLFPWEMPPNGLVIAVYDCHRCVIHLKKLMDCYGLTRAEAETALHFSKKPHNKLLASELSKAPETVRTHVKRAMQKMGVHSQSELVRLVLTITMP, encoded by the coding sequence ATGGAAAGTTATTATCAGACGATACTGAACTTAATTGCGCAATCTCCTAACTCAGACTCACTCTTCCAGTCATTTCTGAGGTTGCTCACCGAAAGCACCGGCTGCGATAGCGCGGTGTTTCTGATCACGGACCTGAACAGCCTTGGCGACTCGCACAGCAACTATATCTACAACGTCCCGGTTGAGCATCAAAACATCTATGAAAGCTACTACGATCAGATCGACAAGGCGAACGAGACGATCTCGACCTGTCGGCAGGATCTGATTTTTGTGCAGGATCTTCCTGAGGCGCTGACCAGTCGTGAAGTAGAGGCTGATTTTATGGAGCCCAACGGCTACAAGGGGCGCGCCGCATTCGCTTTCCCCCGTAGCAATAACTATGTGACGAACCTGTACTTGTGTCGGGACGGCGATTTCTCAGAAAACGACAAACAAATGCTGGTCCGCTCGACCCATTCCATTCGTTTGACGGTCCAGGAAATACTCAATAACGAGCGCAGAAAGAACTTTGCGCGATCTCTACTCAACGCCACAGGCAGTCTGGGAGGCTTGCTAGGCTATGTCGTCGTCGATGACAAAATGAATGTCATTGATATGGATTCAGACCTGGTTTTTCTGTTTGTTAAGAAGCAAATGAAAATAGAAAACAAAAAGGTGCATATCTATGAGCCGGGATTGGCGAAAATCATCGATATATCCGCCCGCTTTGGCGCCAGCCTGTCCTATCCCGCGCCGGATTCGCAGTACACCTATGAAATAGCCGCGGCGCCCACATCGCAGCTAAAAGGATTGTTCCCCTGGGAGATGCCTCCGAATGGCCTGGTGATAGCGGTGTACGACTGTCACCGCTGTGTGATTCATTTAAAGAAATTGATGGATTGTTACGGGCTGACGCGGGCGGAGGCGGAAACCGCGCTGCACTTTTCCAAGAAGCCCCATAACAAGCTGCTGGCGTCAGAGTTGTCGAAAGCGCCCGAAACCGTCAGAACCCACGTCAAAAGAGCCATGCAAAAGATGGGCGTGCACTCGCAGTCGGAGTTGGTGCGTCTGGTGCTTACCATCACCATGCCGTGA
- a CDS encoding MBL fold metallo-hydrolase: protein MKKRLLFGLVVITLGALAMHNNDTLATLTGLGAPTPPVASSNFHEGKFHNAAPTQANAGMSKMLKSFLFDKSAAARPDQAIPLQPMQKEQLLGDDRNAVYRLGHSTVLIRFEGHFWLTDPVFSERASPVQWAGPKRFHPAPIEMEQLPPIKGVLISHNHYDHLDEGSIKALQSRVEHFYTPLGVGRQLRDWGVPAEKITELDWWSSVQVGPVTLAATPAQHFSGRGLFDGNTTLWASWVMLGAKERLFFSGDSGYFPGFKEIGDKYGPFDLTMIETGAYNKNWPGVHMQPEESMQAHLDLQGKQLMPIHNSTFDLAMHAWYDPLERIAELAREHQVTLRTPKIGAPLVLAEPAQQTYWWRELMPEQTGSAEYADSETPAQPDYL, encoded by the coding sequence ATGAAAAAACGCCTGTTATTCGGCTTGGTTGTTATCACATTGGGAGCTTTAGCCATGCACAACAACGATACTCTCGCCACCCTGACCGGTTTAGGCGCGCCGACACCGCCAGTTGCTTCGTCTAATTTTCATGAGGGCAAGTTCCATAATGCCGCTCCAACTCAGGCGAACGCAGGCATGAGTAAAATGCTGAAAAGTTTCCTGTTTGATAAAAGCGCCGCCGCGCGTCCGGATCAGGCGATTCCACTGCAGCCGATGCAAAAGGAACAACTGCTTGGCGATGACCGCAACGCCGTTTACCGCCTGGGACATTCCACCGTGCTCATTCGCTTTGAAGGCCATTTCTGGCTGACTGATCCGGTATTTTCAGAACGGGCTTCCCCAGTGCAGTGGGCCGGTCCCAAACGTTTTCACCCTGCTCCCATCGAGATGGAGCAACTGCCGCCGATCAAGGGCGTGCTGATTTCACACAATCATTACGATCATTTGGACGAGGGCTCCATCAAGGCGCTGCAGTCTCGCGTTGAGCATTTTTATACCCCGCTTGGCGTGGGTCGACAGTTGAGAGATTGGGGCGTCCCTGCGGAAAAAATCACCGAGCTGGACTGGTGGTCGTCAGTGCAGGTTGGGCCTGTGACGTTGGCGGCGACGCCTGCGCAGCACTTTTCCGGTCGCGGCCTGTTCGACGGCAATACGACTCTGTGGGCGTCCTGGGTGATGCTGGGAGCCAAAGAACGCCTGTTCTTCAGCGGCGACAGCGGCTATTTCCCCGGCTTCAAGGAGATTGGCGACAAGTACGGCCCCTTCGACCTGACCATGATCGAAACCGGCGCTTACAACAAGAACTGGCCTGGCGTGCATATGCAGCCGGAAGAAAGCATGCAGGCTCATCTCGACCTGCAGGGCAAGCAGTTGATGCCCATTCACAACAGCACTTTCGACTTGGCGATGCACGCCTGGTACGACCCCCTTGAACGCATTGCGGAACTAGCGCGAGAGCACCAGGTGACGTTGCGTACGCCAAAAATCGGCGCCCCTCTTGTGCTGGCGGAGCCCGCGCAGCAAACCTACTGGTGGCGGGAATTGATGCCGGAACAAACCGGGTCCGCCGAGTACGCGGACAGCGAAACGCCGGCGCAACCAGACTATCTGTAA
- a CDS encoding TetR/AcrR family transcriptional regulator produces MEKKKSLSERKREAILDAAVSVFQESGFQGASMDRIAERAQVSKRTVYNHFTSKEALFIEITEQVWRKAMDATEFPYQSDAPLAPQLTAIAEQELELLGSEGYIAMARMVLAEYMLSPDLARQAMQKMQENEGGTKRWLKAAMADKRLIKVDPEFAATQFMSQIKAFAFWPQIVGHAPNPTQAERREIVAAAVEMFLGRYAAPKKS; encoded by the coding sequence ATGGAAAAGAAAAAAAGTCTGAGCGAGCGTAAACGGGAAGCCATTCTGGACGCTGCAGTCAGTGTGTTTCAGGAGTCCGGCTTTCAAGGCGCGAGTATGGATCGCATCGCCGAGCGGGCGCAGGTGTCCAAACGCACGGTGTACAATCATTTCACCAGCAAAGAAGCCTTATTTATAGAAATCACGGAGCAGGTATGGCGCAAGGCGATGGACGCCACAGAGTTTCCTTACCAAAGCGACGCCCCCCTGGCTCCACAGCTCACCGCCATTGCAGAACAGGAACTGGAGCTGCTGGGATCGGAAGGCTATATCGCCATGGCGCGCATGGTGTTGGCGGAATACATGCTGTCTCCCGACCTGGCGCGGCAGGCGATGCAGAAAATGCAGGAAAACGAGGGCGGAACCAAACGCTGGTTAAAGGCCGCCATGGCGGATAAAAGACTGATCAAGGTCGACCCGGAATTCGCCGCCACCCAATTCATGAGCCAGATAAAAGCGTTCGCCTTCTGGCCGCAAATCGTCGGCCACGCGCCCAACCCCACGCAGGCGGAGCGACGTGAGATCGTCGCCGCTGCGGTGGAGATGTTTTTGGGGCGTTATGCCGCGCCGAAGAAATCGTAG